A portion of the Saimiri boliviensis isolate mSaiBol1 chromosome 1, mSaiBol1.pri, whole genome shotgun sequence genome contains these proteins:
- the KRCC1 gene encoding lysine-rich coiled-coil protein 1 isoform X1, whose amino-acid sequence MRASYFVNLMKHSKKTYDSFQDELEDYIKVQKARGLEPKTCFRKMREDYLETCGYKGEVDSRCTYRMFSQRLPSETIQTYPRSCNISQTVENQLPQWLPAHDIRLRQDSLSYCQFTRNCFSEKPVPLNFNQQEYICGSHGVESRVYKHFSSDNSTGTHQASHKQMHQKRKRHPEEGREKSGEERAKHKRKKSCEEIDLDKHKSIQRKKTEVETETIHVSTEKLKNRKEKKSQDVVYKKEERKHTKKKKEQGQERTEEEMLWDQSILGF is encoded by the coding sequence AGCATCCTATTTTGTCAACCTAATGAAGCattcaaagaagacatatgacTCTTTTCAAGATGAACTTGAAGATTATATTAAAGTACAGAAAGCCAGAGGCTTAGAGCCAAAGACTTGTTTCAGAAAGATGAGAGAAGACTATTTGGAAACCTGTGGGTACAAAGGAGAGGTTGATTCCAGATGCACGTATAGAATGTTTAGTCAAAGACTCCCGTCTGAAACCATCCAGACCTACCCAAGATCATGCAATATTTCACAAACAGTGGAAAATCAATTGCCTCAGTGGTTACCAGCCCATGACATCAGATTGAGACAAGACTCTTTGAGCTACTGTCAGTTCACCAGGAACTGTTTCTCAGAAAAACCAGTACCCTTAAACTTTAATCAGCAAGAATATATTTGTGGCTCACATGGTGTAGAATCTAGAGTTTATAAGCACTTCTCCTCAGATAACAGTACCGGTACCCATCAAGCCAGTCACAAACAGATGcatcagaaaaggaaaaggcacccagaggaaggcagagaaaaatcAGGGGAGGAGCGGGCCaagcataagagaaaaaaaagttgtgaGGAAATTGATTTAGACAAACACAAGAGcatccaaagaaagaaaacagaggtaGAAACAGAAACCATACATGTCAGTACAGAAAAGCTTAAGAAtcggaaggagaaaaaaagccaaGATGTAGTCTATAAGAAAGAGGAACGTAAGCAtacgaaaaagaaaaaggaacaaggcCAAGAAaggacagaggaggaaatgcTTTGGGACCAGTCTATTCTTGGATTTTGA
- the KRCC1 gene encoding lysine-rich coiled-coil protein 1 isoform X2, which produces MKHSKKTYDSFQDELEDYIKVQKARGLEPKTCFRKMREDYLETCGYKGEVDSRCTYRMFSQRLPSETIQTYPRSCNISQTVENQLPQWLPAHDIRLRQDSLSYCQFTRNCFSEKPVPLNFNQQEYICGSHGVESRVYKHFSSDNSTGTHQASHKQMHQKRKRHPEEGREKSGEERAKHKRKKSCEEIDLDKHKSIQRKKTEVETETIHVSTEKLKNRKEKKSQDVVYKKEERKHTKKKKEQGQERTEEEMLWDQSILGF; this is translated from the coding sequence ATGAAGCattcaaagaagacatatgacTCTTTTCAAGATGAACTTGAAGATTATATTAAAGTACAGAAAGCCAGAGGCTTAGAGCCAAAGACTTGTTTCAGAAAGATGAGAGAAGACTATTTGGAAACCTGTGGGTACAAAGGAGAGGTTGATTCCAGATGCACGTATAGAATGTTTAGTCAAAGACTCCCGTCTGAAACCATCCAGACCTACCCAAGATCATGCAATATTTCACAAACAGTGGAAAATCAATTGCCTCAGTGGTTACCAGCCCATGACATCAGATTGAGACAAGACTCTTTGAGCTACTGTCAGTTCACCAGGAACTGTTTCTCAGAAAAACCAGTACCCTTAAACTTTAATCAGCAAGAATATATTTGTGGCTCACATGGTGTAGAATCTAGAGTTTATAAGCACTTCTCCTCAGATAACAGTACCGGTACCCATCAAGCCAGTCACAAACAGATGcatcagaaaaggaaaaggcacccagaggaaggcagagaaaaatcAGGGGAGGAGCGGGCCaagcataagagaaaaaaaagttgtgaGGAAATTGATTTAGACAAACACAAGAGcatccaaagaaagaaaacagaggtaGAAACAGAAACCATACATGTCAGTACAGAAAAGCTTAAGAAtcggaaggagaaaaaaagccaaGATGTAGTCTATAAGAAAGAGGAACGTAAGCAtacgaaaaagaaaaaggaacaaggcCAAGAAaggacagaggaggaaatgcTTTGGGACCAGTCTATTCTTGGATTTTGA